From a single Micromonospora sp. WMMD1102 genomic region:
- a CDS encoding acetolactate synthase large subunit produces MTRPTPETLANSARRHRPAAEGANSPADQFPRRLRPGAQPAGEQPGPLAEPARPAGGQVVAPVQVSGAGSLVKSLEALGVEVAFGIPGGAILPAYDPLYDSTVRHILVRHEQGAGHAATGYAQATGRVGVCVATSGPGATNLVTPIADAYMDSVPMVAITGQVAKPAIGTDAFQEADIQGITLPITKHNYLIQTAEEIPRILAEAFHLAATGRPGPVLVDIPKDVLQAQTTFSWPPTLDLPGYRPTLHPHGKQIREAARLMTTARRPVLYVGGGVLKAGATEGLLRLAELTGIPVVTTLMARGAFPDSHQQQLGMPGMHGTVAAVYALQKSDLIVALGARFDDRVTGKLDSFAPGAAIVHADIDPAEIGKNRAADVPIVGDAKYVIDELIEAVRAAAAGQTTPVDRTEWWAQLDDLRDRYPLGYDEPTDGTLAPQYVIERLGAIAGPEAVYVAGVGQHQMWAAQFVSYEKPYTWLNSGGLGTMGYAVPAAMGAKVGKPDTVVWGIDGDGCFQMTNQELATCALEGIPVKIAVINNGNLGMVRQWQTLFYGERYSNTELGTHKHRIPDFVKLAEALGCVGLRCESKADVDKTIKAAMEINDVPVVVDFVVGKDAMVWPMVPAGTSNDEIMFARGVRPAFDDDDL; encoded by the coding sequence ATGACGAGACCCACGCCCGAGACGCTGGCCAACAGCGCGCGCCGGCACCGCCCCGCCGCCGAGGGGGCCAACAGCCCCGCGGACCAGTTCCCCCGCCGACTCCGCCCGGGAGCCCAGCCAGCCGGCGAGCAGCCCGGTCCGCTCGCCGAGCCGGCCCGGCCGGCCGGTGGCCAGGTGGTGGCGCCGGTACAGGTCTCCGGGGCCGGTTCGCTGGTGAAGTCGCTGGAGGCGCTCGGCGTCGAGGTCGCGTTCGGCATCCCGGGCGGGGCGATCCTGCCGGCGTACGACCCGCTCTACGACTCGACCGTCCGGCACATCCTGGTCCGGCACGAGCAGGGCGCCGGGCACGCCGCCACCGGGTACGCCCAGGCCACCGGCCGGGTCGGGGTCTGCGTCGCCACCTCGGGGCCCGGCGCGACCAACCTCGTCACCCCGATCGCGGACGCCTACATGGACTCGGTGCCGATGGTGGCGATCACCGGTCAGGTGGCCAAGCCGGCGATCGGCACCGACGCCTTCCAGGAGGCGGACATCCAGGGCATCACCCTGCCGATCACCAAGCACAACTACCTGATCCAGACCGCCGAGGAGATCCCGCGGATCCTGGCCGAGGCGTTCCACCTGGCCGCCACCGGCCGGCCCGGCCCGGTGCTCGTCGACATCCCCAAGGACGTCCTCCAGGCGCAGACCACCTTCTCCTGGCCACCCACCCTGGACCTGCCGGGCTACCGGCCCACCCTGCACCCGCACGGCAAGCAGATCCGCGAGGCGGCCCGGCTGATGACCACGGCCCGCCGCCCGGTGCTCTACGTCGGCGGCGGGGTGCTCAAGGCCGGTGCCACCGAGGGGCTGCTCCGGCTGGCCGAGCTGACCGGCATTCCGGTGGTGACCACGCTGATGGCCCGGGGCGCCTTCCCGGACTCGCACCAGCAGCAGCTGGGCATGCCGGGCATGCACGGTACGGTCGCCGCCGTCTACGCGTTGCAGAAGTCCGACCTGATCGTGGCGCTGGGGGCCAGGTTCGACGACCGGGTCACCGGCAAGCTGGACTCGTTCGCCCCCGGGGCGGCGATCGTGCACGCCGACATCGACCCGGCGGAGATCGGCAAGAACCGTGCCGCCGACGTGCCGATCGTCGGCGACGCGAAGTACGTCATCGACGAGTTGATCGAGGCGGTCCGGGCGGCGGCCGCCGGGCAGACCACACCGGTCGACCGGACCGAGTGGTGGGCGCAGCTCGACGACCTGCGCGACCGTTACCCGCTCGGCTACGACGAGCCGACCGACGGCACCCTGGCCCCGCAGTACGTGATCGAGCGGCTGGGCGCGATCGCCGGCCCGGAGGCGGTCTACGTGGCCGGGGTGGGGCAGCACCAGATGTGGGCGGCGCAGTTCGTCTCGTACGAGAAGCCGTACACCTGGCTGAACTCCGGTGGCCTCGGCACCATGGGGTACGCGGTGCCGGCGGCGATGGGCGCCAAGGTCGGCAAGCCGGACACGGTGGTCTGGGGGATCGACGGCGACGGCTGCTTCCAGATGACCAACCAGGAGCTGGCGACCTGCGCCCTGGAGGGGATCCCGGTCAAGATCGCCGTGATCAACAACGGCAACCTGGGCATGGTCCGGCAGTGGCAGACGCTCTTCTACGGCGAGCGCTACTCCAACACCGAGCTGGGCACCCACAAGCACCGCATCCCGGATTTCGTGAAGCTGGCCGAGGCGCTGGGCTGCGTCGGGCTGCGCTGCGAGAGCAAGGCCGACGTGGACAAGACCATCAAGGCCGCGATGGAGATCAACGACGTGCCGGTGGTCGTCGACTTCGTGGTCGGCAAGGACGCGATGGTCTGGCCGATGGTGCCCGCCGGGACCAGCAACGACGAGATCATGTTCGCCCGTGGGGTCCGCCCCGCCTTCGACGACGACGACCTGTGA
- the ilvN gene encoding acetolactate synthase small subunit translates to MSKHTLSVLVENKPGVLARVSGLFSRRGFNIDSLAVGETENPDVSRITIVVNAETSPLEQVTKQLNKLVNVLKIVELDPGVSVARELVLVKVRADRSQRAQVLETVNLFRARVVDVAPDTLTIEATGTADKLDALLRDLEPFGIKEMVQSGLVAIGRGSRSITTGSALRAA, encoded by the coding sequence ATGAGCAAGCACACGCTGTCCGTTCTCGTGGAGAACAAGCCCGGTGTCCTGGCCCGGGTGAGCGGGCTCTTCTCCCGGCGGGGCTTCAACATCGACTCGCTGGCCGTCGGCGAGACGGAGAACCCGGACGTCTCCCGGATCACGATCGTGGTCAACGCCGAGACCTCGCCGCTGGAGCAGGTCACCAAGCAGCTCAACAAGCTGGTGAACGTACTCAAGATCGTGGAGCTGGATCCGGGCGTCTCGGTGGCCCGGGAGCTGGTCCTGGTCAAGGTCCGGGCCGACCGCTCGCAGCGGGCCCAGGTGCTGGAGACGGTGAACCTGTTCCGGGCCAGGGTGGTGGACGTCGCGCCGGACACCCTCACGATCGAGGCGACCGGCACCGCTGACAAGCTGGACGCGCTGCTGCGCGATCTCGAACCGTTCGGAATCAAGGAAATGGTGCAGTCGGGCCTGGTGGCCATCGGGCGGGGCTCCCGTTCGATCACCACCGGTTCCGCGCTGCGGGCCGCCTGA
- the ilvC gene encoding ketol-acid reductoisomerase, which produces MTAEVFYDDDADLGLIQSKKVAVLGYGSQGHAHALSLRDSGVDVVIGLPEGSKSRAKAQEQGLRVLTPAEASAEADVIMVLAPDTAQRSLYADAIAPHLTAGKALLFGHGLNIRYGFITPPADVDVAMVAPKGPGHLVRRQYVDGKGVPCLVAVEQDATGTAFPLALAYCKAIGGTRAGAIRTTFKEETETDLFGEQAVLCGGASALVQTGFEVLTEAGYAPEVAYFECLHELKLIVDLMYEGGVARMRYSVSDTAEYGDYSRGPRVVDARVKDEMRKILAEVQSGEFAREWIAEDDAGRPNFTKWRAEGAAHPIEETGKKLRGMMSWVDRPITETA; this is translated from the coding sequence ATGACCGCTGAGGTGTTCTACGACGACGACGCCGACCTGGGGCTCATCCAGAGCAAGAAGGTCGCGGTGCTCGGCTACGGCAGCCAGGGCCACGCCCACGCGCTGTCGCTGCGCGACTCCGGCGTCGACGTGGTGATCGGTCTGCCGGAGGGCTCGAAGAGCCGGGCCAAGGCCCAGGAGCAGGGCCTTCGGGTACTGACCCCGGCCGAGGCGTCGGCCGAGGCCGACGTGATCATGGTGCTGGCGCCGGACACCGCGCAGCGGTCGCTCTACGCCGACGCCATCGCGCCGCACCTGACCGCCGGCAAGGCGCTGCTGTTCGGCCACGGCCTGAACATCCGGTACGGCTTCATCACGCCGCCGGCCGACGTCGACGTGGCGATGGTCGCCCCGAAGGGCCCGGGTCACCTGGTCCGCCGGCAGTACGTCGACGGCAAGGGCGTGCCCTGCCTGGTCGCGGTGGAGCAGGACGCCACCGGCACCGCCTTCCCGCTCGCCCTGGCGTACTGCAAGGCGATCGGTGGCACCCGGGCCGGTGCGATCCGCACCACCTTCAAGGAGGAGACCGAGACCGACCTCTTCGGCGAGCAGGCGGTGCTCTGCGGCGGCGCCTCCGCGCTGGTGCAGACCGGTTTCGAGGTGCTCACCGAGGCCGGGTACGCCCCCGAGGTGGCGTACTTCGAGTGCCTGCACGAGCTGAAGCTGATCGTCGACCTGATGTACGAGGGCGGCGTCGCCCGGATGCGCTACAGCGTCTCCGACACCGCCGAGTACGGCGACTACTCGCGGGGCCCGCGGGTGGTCGACGCCCGGGTCAAGGACGAGATGCGGAAGATCCTCGCCGAGGTGCAGTCCGGCGAGTTCGCCCGGGAGTGGATCGCCGAGGACGACGCGGGGCGGCCGAACTTCACCAAGTGGCGGGCCGAGGGCGCGGCGCACCCGATCGAGGAGACCGGCAAGAAGCTGCGCGGCATGATGAGCTGGGTCGACCGGCCGATCACCGAGACCGCTTGA
- the mpgS gene encoding mannosyl-3-phosphoglycerate synthase — protein MRLEQSHRTERFGAVRIHELQRVIQLDSGDATGTTGEGIVPHAALRAIERQMVIVIPCMNETRRVIEGVLSGIPHDCLIVLVSNSARQPVDRYEMEAQTLEQHCRAAERPAIMVHQRDPGLAAAVKAAGMPELIDSDGLVRGGKGEAMLIGMAVAALTGRKYLGYIDADNYVPGAVHEYVKVYAAGLHLAANPYAMVRISWHSKPKLRDGRLFFSRRGRSSEITNDFLNRLVAEYSGFGTEVIATGNAGEHALSLDLGLRMRLAGGFAVEPFEFVELFEQFGGLLDTAHPDVMASSVPVLQIETRNPHFHDNKGEDHVQGMRMQALNVLYHSPVALPAVRQAILDFMIAQGALAPGEEPPRERIYPPVGSLDLDLLRDVLETEAGTFRQLGTRSLASQVRPRPALPEPGVFTSA, from the coding sequence ATGCGTCTGGAGCAATCGCACCGCACCGAGCGTTTCGGCGCCGTCCGTATCCACGAACTCCAGCGTGTCATACAGCTGGACTCGGGAGACGCCACGGGGACCACCGGCGAGGGGATCGTTCCGCATGCGGCGTTGCGCGCGATCGAGCGGCAGATGGTCATCGTCATTCCCTGCATGAATGAAACACGCAGAGTAATCGAAGGCGTGCTCTCGGGGATTCCGCACGACTGTCTGATCGTGCTGGTCTCGAACAGCGCCCGACAGCCGGTGGACCGCTACGAGATGGAAGCGCAGACCCTGGAGCAGCACTGTCGGGCGGCCGAACGGCCGGCGATCATGGTGCACCAGCGGGATCCCGGGCTGGCCGCCGCGGTCAAGGCCGCCGGGATGCCCGAGCTGATCGACTCCGACGGGCTGGTCCGGGGCGGCAAGGGCGAGGCGATGCTGATCGGCATGGCCGTCGCCGCGCTGACCGGACGGAAATACCTCGGCTATATCGACGCCGACAACTACGTGCCGGGTGCCGTGCACGAGTACGTCAAGGTCTACGCCGCCGGCCTGCACCTGGCCGCCAACCCGTACGCGATGGTGCGGATCTCCTGGCACTCGAAGCCGAAACTGCGCGACGGCCGGCTCTTCTTCAGCCGCCGCGGCCGCAGTTCCGAGATCACCAACGACTTCCTGAACCGGCTGGTCGCCGAGTATTCCGGGTTCGGCACCGAGGTGATCGCCACCGGCAATGCCGGCGAACACGCGCTCAGTCTCGACCTCGGGCTGCGGATGCGGCTGGCCGGCGGTTTCGCCGTGGAGCCGTTCGAGTTCGTCGAGCTCTTCGAGCAGTTCGGCGGGCTACTCGACACCGCGCATCCGGACGTGATGGCGAGTTCCGTGCCGGTGCTCCAGATCGAGACCCGTAACCCGCACTTCCACGACAACAAGGGCGAGGACCACGTGCAGGGCATGCGGATGCAGGCGCTGAACGTGCTCTACCACTCACCCGTCGCGCTGCCCGCCGTCCGGCAGGCGATCCTCGACTTCATGATCGCCCAGGGGGCGCTCGCGCCGGGCGAGGAGCCGCCCCGGGAGCGGATCTACCCGCCGGTCGGTTCGCTCGACCTGGACCTGCTGCGCGACGTACTGGAGACCGAGGCGGGGACCTTCCGGCAGCTCGGCACCCGGTCGCTGGCCAGCCAGGTGCGGCCCCGGCCCGCGCTGCCCGAGCCCGGGGTCTTCACCTCCGCCTGA
- the serA gene encoding phosphoglycerate dehydrogenase, giving the protein MTPVVLIAEELAPAAIDVLAHDFDVRHVDGTDRPALLGALAEADAVIVRSATQIDAEAIAAAPRLKVVARAGVGLDNVEVPAATARGVMVVNAPTSNIVSAAEQAVALLLAVARNTASASSALKAGEWKRSKYTGVEVQGKTVGVVGLGRIGVLFAQRIAAFGTRLIAYDPYVQPARAAQLGVRLVGLEELLRESDFISIHLPKTPETVGLIGEKELALVKPGVRIVNAARGGLIDEQALADAIAEGRVGGAGIDVYSKEPCTASPLFAFDNVVATPHLGASTAEAQDKAGLAVARSVKLALQGEFVPDAVNVQAGGVVAEDVRPLLPLAEKLGKVFTAVAGGVAASVTVEVRGEIAANDVSVLKLAATKGLFTSVVEEQVSYVNAPLLAADRGVTVALTTHAETIDHPNLVTVRGALPDGRTVSVSGTAVHAGTRDVLKLTEVDGFDLELGADGILLFFRYVDKPGVVGTIGSILGEAGVNIAAMQVARREAGGEALMTLTVDSATAAELLSSAADSIGAVAASAADLRDEEA; this is encoded by the coding sequence ATGACTCCCGTCGTACTGATCGCAGAAGAGCTCGCTCCCGCCGCAATCGACGTGCTCGCGCACGACTTCGACGTACGCCACGTCGACGGCACCGACCGTCCTGCCCTGCTCGGCGCGCTCGCCGAGGCCGACGCGGTCATCGTACGCAGCGCCACCCAGATCGACGCCGAGGCGATCGCCGCCGCACCCCGGCTGAAGGTGGTGGCCCGGGCGGGTGTCGGGCTGGACAACGTCGAGGTGCCCGCCGCGACGGCCCGGGGTGTGATGGTGGTCAACGCGCCGACCTCGAACATCGTCTCCGCCGCCGAGCAGGCGGTCGCGCTGCTGCTGGCCGTCGCCCGGAACACCGCCAGCGCCAGCTCGGCGCTGAAGGCGGGGGAGTGGAAGCGGTCCAAGTACACCGGCGTCGAGGTGCAGGGCAAGACCGTCGGGGTGGTCGGGCTCGGCCGGATCGGGGTGCTCTTCGCGCAGCGGATCGCCGCCTTCGGCACCCGGCTGATCGCGTACGACCCGTACGTGCAGCCGGCCCGGGCGGCGCAGCTCGGCGTACGCCTGGTGGGGCTGGAGGAGCTGCTCCGGGAGAGCGACTTCATCTCGATCCACCTGCCGAAGACCCCGGAGACGGTCGGCCTGATCGGCGAGAAGGAACTCGCCCTGGTCAAGCCGGGCGTCCGGATCGTCAACGCGGCCCGGGGCGGTCTGATCGACGAGCAGGCGCTGGCCGACGCGATCGCCGAGGGCCGGGTCGGCGGGGCCGGCATCGACGTGTACTCGAAGGAGCCCTGCACCGCCTCGCCGCTGTTCGCCTTCGACAACGTGGTGGCCACCCCGCACCTGGGCGCCTCCACCGCCGAGGCGCAGGACAAGGCGGGGCTGGCGGTGGCCCGCAGCGTCAAGCTGGCCCTGCAGGGCGAGTTCGTGCCGGACGCGGTGAACGTGCAGGCCGGCGGCGTGGTCGCCGAGGACGTCCGGCCGCTGCTGCCGCTCGCCGAGAAGCTCGGCAAGGTCTTCACCGCGGTGGCCGGCGGGGTCGCCGCCAGCGTCACCGTCGAGGTACGCGGCGAGATCGCCGCCAACGACGTCTCGGTGCTGAAGCTGGCCGCCACCAAGGGCCTGTTCACCTCGGTCGTCGAGGAGCAGGTGAGCTACGTCAACGCGCCGCTGCTCGCCGCCGACCGGGGCGTCACGGTCGCCCTGACCACGCACGCCGAGACCATCGACCACCCGAACCTGGTCACCGTGCGCGGTGCGCTGCCGGACGGGCGTACCGTCTCGGTCTCCGGCACGGCCGTGCACGCCGGCACCCGCGACGTGCTCAAGCTGACCGAAGTGGACGGTTTCGACCTGGAGCTCGGCGCGGACGGCATCCTGCTCTTCTTCCGCTACGTCGACAAGCCCGGCGTGGTCGGCACCATCGGGTCGATCCTCGGCGAGGCCGGGGTCAACATCGCGGCGATGCAGGTGGCCCGGCGGGAAGCCGGCGGCGAGGCGCTGATGACCCTGACCGTGGACTCGGCGACCGCGGCGGAACTGCTCAGCTC